One part of the Streptomyces lydicus genome encodes these proteins:
- a CDS encoding GNAT family N-acetyltransferase codes for MDTITFRLAGDGADVAVLVGLYDAAARWMQASGIAQWQPGGKSEEHFRLRMKEGEVWLAEAGGRTAGAYELWWDDEPAWGPQPPVAGYVHRLMVDRERAPAGTGRAILAHAERRIAEADREWARLDCLASNPRLRTYYEGAGYTVVGEQSGKQDEDNGGSPYAVTLLEKRLSRQRVS; via the coding sequence ATGGACACGATCACTTTCCGGCTCGCCGGGGACGGCGCCGACGTGGCGGTGCTGGTGGGGCTGTACGACGCCGCGGCGCGCTGGATGCAGGCGTCGGGTATCGCGCAGTGGCAGCCCGGCGGCAAGAGCGAGGAGCACTTCCGGTTGCGGATGAAGGAGGGGGAGGTGTGGCTGGCCGAGGCCGGCGGGCGGACCGCGGGGGCCTACGAGCTGTGGTGGGACGACGAGCCCGCGTGGGGGCCGCAGCCGCCGGTGGCGGGGTACGTGCACCGGCTGATGGTGGACCGGGAGCGGGCGCCGGCGGGCACCGGCCGGGCGATCCTGGCGCACGCCGAGCGGCGGATCGCCGAGGCGGACCGGGAGTGGGCGCGGCTGGACTGCCTCGCGAGCAACCCGCGGCTGCGTACGTACTACGAGGGCGCCGGGTACACAGTCGTCGGGGAACAGTCCGGCAAGCAGGACGAGGACAACGGCGGCAGCCCGTACGCCGTCACCCTCCTCGAAAAGCGACTGAGCCGGCAGCGCGTGTCCTGA
- a CDS encoding DUF397 domain-containing protein, whose product MTTATELAWFKSSYSGSSGDDCIEIATCPTTVHVRDSKDKGGPQLAVPAPAWAAFVAYAARRD is encoded by the coding sequence ATGACGACCGCCACCGAACTCGCCTGGTTCAAAAGCAGCTACAGCGGAAGTTCCGGCGACGACTGCATAGAGATCGCCACCTGCCCCACCACCGTCCACGTCCGGGATTCCAAGGACAAGGGCGGACCGCAGCTCGCCGTACCCGCCCCGGCCTGGGCGGCGTTCGTGGCGTACGCCGCCCGGCGGGACTGA
- a CDS encoding class F sortase: MSARGAGRVTGWVCAVAAVAALVAGCGEQAPAAPQSLPAGQQGQGGQPAHDGASAADGSGGASAASMPASVPMRLTIPSLHVSSTLETLGQHADGSMETPRDPAKAGWYGPGPTPGAKGPAVIAGHVTWNGTPSVFHRLSSMKRGDTIEVARQDGRTAKFTVDRIATYPKNKFPTLEVYKNLDHAGLRLITCGGDYDQGKHYYPDNVVVFASLTGGA, encoded by the coding sequence GTGAGCGCCCGCGGCGCGGGCCGCGTCACCGGCTGGGTGTGCGCGGTCGCCGCGGTGGCCGCGCTCGTCGCCGGATGCGGGGAACAGGCCCCGGCGGCGCCGCAGTCGCTCCCCGCCGGGCAGCAGGGCCAGGGCGGCCAGCCGGCCCACGACGGGGCGTCCGCGGCGGACGGCTCCGGCGGCGCGTCCGCCGCGAGCATGCCGGCGTCCGTCCCGATGCGGCTCACCATCCCCTCGCTGCACGTGTCCTCCACGCTGGAGACGCTGGGACAGCACGCGGACGGCAGCATGGAGACCCCCCGCGACCCGGCCAAGGCGGGCTGGTACGGGCCCGGACCGACACCGGGGGCCAAGGGCCCGGCGGTCATCGCGGGCCACGTCACCTGGAACGGCACCCCGTCGGTGTTCCACCGGCTGTCGTCGATGAAGCGGGGAGACACCATCGAGGTCGCCCGGCAGGACGGCCGCACCGCGAAGTTCACCGTCGACCGCATCGCCACGTACCCGAAGAACAAGTTCCCCACGCTGGAGGTGTACAAGAACCTCGACCACGCCGGGCTGCGCCTGATCACTTGCGGCGGGGACTACGACCAGGGCAAGCACTACTACCCCGACAACGTGGTGGTGTTCGCCAGCCTCACGGGCGGTGCCTAG
- a CDS encoding DUF3237 domain-containing protein yields MKLESLAAFEVALEPVLDLGDSHWGRRRVINVVGGTFEGPRLAGTILPGGADWQVLHPDGMASIDTRYTLRTHDGAHLYLSTNGVRHGPPEVLRRLAEGEAVDPAAYYFRLFCRFETGDERYRWLNRTLAVASGARTAEAVRYEAYTLT; encoded by the coding sequence GTGAAGCTGGAGAGCCTGGCCGCCTTCGAGGTGGCACTGGAGCCGGTCCTCGACCTCGGCGACTCGCACTGGGGCCGCCGCCGGGTGATCAACGTCGTCGGCGGGACCTTCGAGGGGCCACGGTTGGCCGGGACGATCCTGCCGGGCGGCGCGGACTGGCAGGTGCTCCACCCCGACGGCATGGCCAGCATCGACACCCGCTACACGCTGCGCACGCACGACGGCGCGCATCTCTACCTCTCCACCAACGGCGTACGCCACGGCCCGCCCGAGGTCCTGCGGAGACTGGCCGAAGGAGAGGCGGTGGACCCGGCCGCGTACTACTTCCGGCTCTTCTGTCGCTTCGAGACCGGGGACGAACGCTACCGGTGGCTCAATCGCACCCTCGCGGTGGCGTCGGGCGCCCGTACCGCCGAGGCCGTCCGCTACGAGGCTTACACCCTCACCTAG
- a CDS encoding flavin-dependent oxidoreductase, which yields MPEGAVRITIAGGGIGGLATALSLHAAGFDDVVIHEAAQVIRPLGVGINLLPHAVRELTELGLADRLAAIAVPTAELTYHNRYGQPIWSEPRGLDAGYRWPQYSVHRGRLQLLLLDAVRERLGAHAVRTGSRITGLRHDSDLLVGADGIHSAVRAALFPDEGAPPWNGLVLWRGTTRAEPFLTGRSMIMAGDGSQKFVAYPIGDGRLINWIAERPLGGEPLERGNWNRPADLATVVAHFADWKFDWLDVPGLITGAEAAFEYPMVDRDPLPYWTRGDVVLVGDAAHAMYPVGSNGASQAVLDARVLAHSLATTGSAAAYEDLRRPATTALQLANRRQGPEVVMRLAHERAPGGFDDIEQVVPFAERAEIAASYKRTAGFDPALLNERASWSVR from the coding sequence GTGCCGGAGGGTGCTGTGCGGATCACCATCGCTGGAGGCGGTATCGGCGGGCTCGCCACCGCGCTCAGCCTGCATGCGGCCGGATTCGACGACGTCGTCATCCACGAGGCGGCCCAGGTGATCCGCCCGCTCGGCGTCGGAATCAACCTCCTTCCGCACGCGGTGCGGGAGTTGACCGAACTCGGCTTGGCCGACCGGCTGGCCGCGATCGCCGTCCCCACCGCCGAGCTGACCTACCACAACCGGTACGGCCAGCCGATCTGGTCCGAACCGCGCGGGCTCGACGCCGGGTACCGATGGCCGCAGTACTCGGTGCACCGGGGCAGGCTGCAACTGCTGCTGCTGGACGCCGTCCGCGAACGCCTCGGCGCGCACGCGGTCCGGACCGGGAGCCGGATCACCGGCCTGCGCCACGATTCCGACCTGCTCGTCGGCGCCGACGGGATCCACTCGGCCGTCAGGGCCGCGCTCTTCCCCGACGAAGGCGCGCCGCCGTGGAACGGGCTCGTGCTGTGGCGGGGCACGACCCGCGCCGAGCCGTTCCTGACCGGCCGGTCCATGATCATGGCCGGGGACGGCTCGCAGAAGTTCGTCGCGTACCCGATCGGGGACGGACGGCTGATCAACTGGATCGCCGAGCGGCCGCTGGGCGGCGAACCGCTGGAGCGGGGAAACTGGAATCGCCCCGCCGACCTGGCCACGGTCGTGGCGCACTTCGCCGACTGGAAGTTCGACTGGCTCGACGTGCCGGGGCTCATCACGGGAGCCGAGGCGGCCTTCGAGTACCCGATGGTGGACCGCGATCCCCTGCCCTACTGGACCAGGGGCGACGTCGTCCTGGTGGGCGACGCCGCCCATGCCATGTACCCCGTCGGGTCCAACGGAGCGTCCCAGGCGGTCCTCGACGCCCGGGTGCTCGCCCACTCGCTCGCCACGACCGGGTCCGCCGCCGCGTACGAGGACCTCCGCAGGCCGGCCACGACCGCGCTCCAACTCGCCAACCGGCGCCAGGGGCCCGAGGTCGTCATGAGGCTCGCCCACGAGCGGGCTCCCGGTGGCTTCGACGACATCGAACAGGTCGTCCCGTTCGCGGAACGAGCGGAGATCGCCGCTTCGTACAAGCGCACCGCGGGCTTCGATCCGGCCCTGCTCAACGAGCGCGCGTCCTGGAGCGTGCGGTGA
- a CDS encoding helix-turn-helix domain-containing protein, producing the protein MEDASTDTYDGGKPEPSGSLRTFGAVYQGFRENAGFTQEALAPAIRYSAHYIGSVEQGRRLPSKTFIDRSEETLNANGVLRKAAKRLSKQPGLARWFREWAELEKQAISLYTYECRLVPGLLQTEAYARTLFENRVPLLSEEEVEIQVTARLERQKLLRDRPNTSFSFIVDEHVFTRPTGGVDTVRGLIDHVLGCASLRNVEVQVLPLERSVHPGMDGPMRLLETPDNEWFAYCEGQESGLFLSDPKTISTLHMRCAKLRSQALTPDDSRGLLTRMRGAL; encoded by the coding sequence ATGGAAGACGCAAGCACCGACACCTACGACGGCGGCAAGCCCGAGCCCTCCGGCAGTCTGCGGACCTTCGGCGCCGTCTATCAAGGGTTCCGCGAGAACGCGGGCTTCACGCAGGAGGCCCTGGCGCCGGCCATCCGGTACTCGGCGCACTACATCGGCTCCGTCGAGCAGGGCCGGCGCCTCCCCTCGAAGACGTTCATCGACCGCTCGGAAGAGACCCTCAACGCGAACGGCGTCCTGCGGAAGGCGGCCAAGCGGCTGTCGAAGCAGCCGGGACTGGCCCGCTGGTTCCGCGAGTGGGCGGAGCTGGAGAAGCAGGCGATCAGCCTCTACACGTACGAATGCCGCCTGGTGCCGGGGCTGTTACAGACGGAGGCGTACGCGCGGACGCTGTTCGAGAACCGCGTCCCCCTGCTGTCCGAGGAGGAGGTCGAGATCCAGGTGACCGCCCGCCTGGAACGGCAGAAGTTGCTACGGGACCGGCCGAACACGTCCTTCAGTTTCATCGTCGACGAGCATGTCTTCACGCGCCCGACCGGGGGCGTGGACACGGTGCGGGGGCTGATCGACCACGTCCTGGGATGTGCGTCCCTCCGGAACGTGGAGGTGCAGGTGTTGCCGCTGGAGCGGAGCGTCCACCCGGGAATGGATGGACCGATGCGTCTGCTGGAGACACCGGACAACGAGTGGTTCGCGTACTGCGAGGGGCAGGAAAGCGGCCTGTTCCTTTCCGACCCGAAGACGATCAGCACGCTCCATATGCGCTGTGCGAAACTGCGTTCACAGGCCCTCACCCCCGACGACTCCCGGGGTCTGCTGACGAGGATGCGAGGAGCGCTATGA
- a CDS encoding MarR family winged helix-turn-helix transcriptional regulator, producing MERPDLSYAAYARDRLAGMPSPADPEAFALAYHLLHLSYLIVADLESHIHRPRGWTLPGFRLMFKLWLLGPTQPARLAEISAMSRSAVTNAVNTLERVGLVERRPLPDDGRAVAVALTAAGEDAVRETFGEQTRREQQWFATLDTEERATLTRLLTRVLTARPEDAG from the coding sequence GTGGAACGACCAGATCTCAGCTATGCCGCCTACGCCCGCGACCGGCTTGCCGGCATGCCGTCACCGGCCGACCCGGAAGCCTTCGCACTCGCCTACCACCTGCTGCACCTCTCCTACCTGATCGTCGCCGACCTGGAGAGCCACATCCACCGCCCGCGCGGTTGGACGCTCCCGGGCTTCCGCCTGATGTTCAAACTGTGGCTGCTGGGCCCCACCCAGCCCGCCCGGCTTGCCGAAATATCGGCGATGTCCCGCTCGGCGGTCACCAACGCCGTCAACACCCTCGAACGGGTCGGCCTGGTCGAGCGCCGACCGCTCCCCGACGACGGTCGCGCGGTCGCCGTCGCCCTCACCGCCGCGGGCGAGGACGCGGTCCGGGAGACGTTCGGCGAGCAGACCCGCCGCGAGCAGCAGTGGTTCGCCACCCTCGACACCGAGGAGCGGGCCACCCTCACCCGCCTGCTCACCCGCGTCCTCACCGCGCGCCCCGAGGACGCGGGCTGA
- the infA gene encoding translation initiation factor IF-1 encodes MPKTNPGIEIEGTVVECLRNATFQVELQSGHKVLAHISGKIRKNYIKILPFDRVLVELSPYDLTRGRILYRYRN; translated from the coding sequence ATGCCGAAGACAAACCCTGGTATCGAGATCGAGGGCACCGTCGTCGAGTGCCTGCGCAACGCCACGTTCCAAGTGGAACTGCAGAGCGGGCACAAGGTGCTCGCCCACATCAGCGGGAAGATCCGGAAGAACTACATCAAGATCCTGCCCTTTGACCGCGTCCTCGTGGAGCTCAGCCCCTACGACCTGACGCGCGGCCGGATCCTCTACCGGTACCGCAACTAG
- a CDS encoding DUF6224 family protein, producing MSDEPRPYTKEEVLHGVALIQAHLAEDEDAVAALYDEEDENSAVEAARAMFAMAHIIVHGLIVPEMWVIKKGFSYGDTRNVPELNLALHVVRNMEERVEIARAWPMVIAVSAGEVMGLIVQCTDTKMEDVPAFLDTVRERVLLSMQP from the coding sequence ATGAGCGACGAGCCGCGTCCGTACACGAAGGAAGAAGTGCTGCACGGGGTGGCGCTCATCCAGGCGCACCTCGCGGAGGACGAGGACGCGGTGGCCGCCCTCTACGACGAGGAGGACGAGAACTCCGCGGTGGAGGCGGCCCGCGCGATGTTCGCGATGGCCCACATCATCGTCCACGGGCTGATCGTCCCCGAGATGTGGGTCATCAAGAAGGGCTTCAGCTACGGCGACACCCGCAACGTCCCCGAGCTCAACCTGGCCCTCCACGTCGTACGGAACATGGAGGAGCGGGTGGAGATCGCCCGGGCCTGGCCCATGGTGATCGCGGTGTCGGCGGGCGAGGTGATGGGCCTGATCGTCCAGTGCACCGACACCAAGATGGAGGACGTGCCCGCCTTCCTCGACACGGTGCGCGAACGGGTCCTGCTGTCGATGCAGCCGTAG
- a CDS encoding ATP-binding protein: MSAQPAVTVRMFTQRFSATPRGARLARYLAVQQLDVWGLPYGGEVSDSVALIVGELAANAATHGRVPGRDFELRLLKLPGSARPGILRVEVADTRTEALPPAPAGLVVPPPDATTGRGLLVVAALASRWTVLGRDPVGKIVRAEVDLQ, translated from the coding sequence ATGTCAGCTCAACCAGCCGTCACCGTACGGATGTTCACGCAGCGCTTCAGCGCCACCCCTCGCGGGGCCCGCCTCGCCCGGTACCTCGCCGTCCAGCAGCTCGACGTGTGGGGCCTCCCGTACGGCGGCGAGGTCTCCGATTCCGTGGCGCTGATCGTCGGCGAACTGGCCGCCAACGCCGCGACCCACGGGCGGGTGCCCGGCCGGGACTTCGAGCTGCGGTTGCTGAAACTCCCGGGCTCGGCCCGCCCGGGCATCCTCCGCGTCGAGGTCGCCGACACCCGTACGGAGGCGCTCCCGCCGGCCCCTGCCGGTCTCGTGGTGCCGCCGCCCGACGCCACGACCGGTCGCGGGCTGCTCGTGGTGGCGGCGCTCGCCTCCCGCTGGACGGTGCTCGGCCGCGATCCGGTCGGCAAGATCGTGCGCGCCGAAGTGGACCTCCAGTGA
- a CDS encoding TetR/AcrR family transcriptional regulator: protein MTTGARRRMGVEERRDQLIAVALDLFSHRSPDDVSIDEIAEAAGISRPLVYHYFPGKQQLYEAALRRAAEELTARFVEPHEGPLGARLLRVMERFFDFVDEHGPGFFALMRGGPAIGSTRTGAMIDGVRQAAYEQIVAHLGVPAPAPRLQLVVRSWISLAETTALLWLDGRRIPRAELERQLVHDFAALAAVSAAYDDEMAGVVRRMLADEPADGMFADLVGRLLTLPQPV, encoded by the coding sequence ATGACGACCGGGGCGCGCCGCAGGATGGGCGTCGAGGAACGACGCGATCAGCTGATCGCGGTCGCCCTCGACCTCTTCAGCCACCGCTCCCCCGACGACGTGTCGATCGACGAGATCGCCGAGGCGGCCGGCATCTCGCGGCCGTTGGTCTACCACTACTTCCCGGGCAAGCAGCAGCTGTACGAGGCCGCGCTGCGGCGGGCCGCCGAGGAGCTGACCGCCCGGTTCGTCGAGCCGCACGAAGGCCCGCTCGGCGCCCGCCTGTTGCGGGTGATGGAACGGTTCTTCGACTTCGTCGACGAGCACGGCCCCGGCTTCTTCGCGCTGATGCGCGGCGGGCCGGCCATCGGCTCGACGCGGACCGGCGCGATGATCGACGGTGTCCGCCAGGCCGCGTACGAGCAGATCGTCGCCCACCTCGGTGTCCCCGCGCCCGCCCCGCGGCTGCAGCTGGTGGTGCGCTCGTGGATCTCCCTGGCCGAGACCACCGCGCTGCTGTGGCTGGACGGGCGCCGCATTCCCCGGGCGGAGCTGGAGCGCCAGCTCGTGCACGACTTCGCGGCGCTGGCGGCGGTGAGCGCCGCGTACGACGACGAGATGGCCGGGGTGGTCCGCCGGATGCTGGCCGACGAGCCGGCGGACGGGATGTTCGCGGACCTGGTGGGGCGGCTGCTGACGCTGCCGCAGCCGGTCTAG
- a CDS encoding GNAT family N-acetyltransferase: protein MKPKNSSSPTGIARVADHQWHALEDDQVVGRGEAWRRHDGRLFVSVDAWHDAVFDQLAGALLADADLPRPLYTMVDESDLDLRSHWERLGFTTLRREWVCLVPTDPRTTGLGAARPPSGVTILPLGAAEKGPLRELDRTIRAEVESSVGWQEMPAEVLPRLDDATVVDPTKYAVARESESGAYVGLLRVAPVPRQPRIGLVAVRADRQRRGIARALLAEVLGSLHRSGVRAVSAEVAERNAAATALFDTIGAERAGSNLEVVLH, encoded by the coding sequence ATGAAACCCAAGAATTCTTCGAGTCCGACCGGGATCGCGCGCGTCGCCGACCACCAATGGCACGCGCTGGAGGACGACCAGGTCGTCGGCCGCGGCGAGGCATGGCGCCGCCACGACGGACGGCTCTTCGTCAGTGTCGACGCGTGGCACGACGCGGTGTTCGACCAGCTGGCCGGTGCCCTGCTGGCGGACGCGGACCTGCCGAGGCCGCTGTACACGATGGTCGACGAGTCCGATCTCGACCTGAGGTCCCACTGGGAGCGCCTCGGTTTCACGACCCTGCGCCGCGAGTGGGTGTGCCTCGTACCCACCGACCCGCGGACCACGGGCCTCGGCGCGGCGCGGCCGCCGTCGGGCGTGACGATCCTCCCCCTCGGCGCGGCGGAGAAGGGCCCCCTGCGCGAGCTGGACCGCACGATCCGGGCCGAGGTCGAATCCTCCGTCGGATGGCAGGAGATGCCTGCCGAGGTCCTGCCCCGCCTTGACGACGCCACCGTGGTGGACCCGACGAAGTACGCGGTCGCGAGGGAGTCCGAGTCCGGCGCGTACGTGGGACTGCTCCGGGTGGCACCGGTGCCCCGGCAGCCGCGGATCGGCCTCGTCGCGGTCCGGGCCGACCGGCAGCGCCGCGGCATCGCGCGGGCGCTCCTGGCCGAGGTCCTGGGGTCCCTGCACCGCTCCGGGGTCCGGGCGGTCTCGGCCGAGGTCGCCGAACGCAACGCGGCTGCCACGGCCCTGTTCGACACCATCGGCGCCGAACGCGCCGGCAGCAACCTGGAGGTCGTACTTCACTGA
- the pulA gene encoding pullulanase-type alpha-1,6-glucosidase, which yields MSSPPRRPARRPAAALALVVGAAALLVSSPQQPAHAAPPPGQEQALAQWIDRDTVVWKGAERGAAQLEFDAPDTGAAATGAAPGAPAPGAAVKRLRLTPGALTPAERAAFPHLTGYPAFTVDPRDRALARTALRGHLVAAQRTADGRRTTTGVQIPGVLDDLYGARARHAALGPVFDHGRPTLSVWAPTARTVALELGGRTVPMRRDDRSGVWRVQGQRDWAGKPYRYLVTVWAPAAGRTVTNKVTDPYSTALTADSARSLVVDLDDPRLAPEGWAALRKPAAVPLRRARIQELHLRDFSVEDRTSRHPGQYLAFTDSRSDGMRQLKSLAAAGTSYVHLLPVFDGATVPENRADQDRPRCDLASYAPDSESQQECVTGAAARDAYNWGYDPLHYTVPEGSYASDPEGTARTVEFRRMVQGLNGAGLRTVMDVVYNHTAASGQDPHSVLDRIVPGYYQRLLDDGSVATSTCCSGTAPEHTMMGKLVVDSVVTWAKEYKVDGFRFDLMGHHPKANILAVRKALDALTPRKDGVDGKKIILYGEGWNFGEAADDARFVQATQRNMAGTGIATFSDRARDAVRGGGPFDADPRLQGFASGLYTDPNSAAGNGTPAEQRARLLHDQDLIKVGLTGNLADYAFTDTAGRRVTGSQVDYNGAPAGYAAAPGDALAYVDAHDNETLYDALAYKLPQGTSSAADRARMQVLALATATLSQGPALSQAGSDLLRSKSLDRNSFNSGDWFNALHWNCADGNGFGRGLPPAADNKDKWPYARPLLADPALRPGCAAIQDASAAYRDLLRIHATEPAFALPTAAAVQSQLSFPLSGKDETPGVLTMRLADLVIVFNATPHRQDQTLGDLAGRPYALHPVQARGADRTTATASYTAASGTFTVPARTVAVFRKG from the coding sequence ATGTCCTCCCCTCCTCGCCGTCCCGCCCGGCGCCCGGCCGCCGCCCTCGCCCTGGTCGTCGGCGCGGCCGCCCTGCTCGTCTCCTCCCCGCAGCAGCCTGCGCACGCCGCCCCGCCGCCCGGCCAGGAACAGGCCCTGGCTCAGTGGATCGACCGTGACACCGTGGTCTGGAAGGGCGCCGAACGCGGCGCCGCCCAGCTGGAGTTCGACGCGCCGGACACCGGGGCCGCGGCCACCGGAGCGGCCCCCGGGGCGCCCGCTCCCGGCGCGGCCGTCAAGCGGCTCCGGCTCACGCCCGGCGCCCTCACCCCCGCCGAACGGGCTGCCTTCCCGCACCTGACGGGCTACCCGGCCTTCACCGTCGACCCCCGGGACCGGGCGCTGGCCCGTACGGCGCTGCGCGGCCACCTGGTCGCCGCGCAGCGCACCGCGGACGGCCGGCGCACCACGACGGGCGTGCAGATACCCGGCGTGCTCGACGACCTCTACGGCGCGCGGGCCCGGCACGCCGCACTCGGCCCGGTCTTCGACCACGGCCGCCCCACGCTCTCCGTCTGGGCGCCCACCGCCCGCACCGTCGCGCTGGAACTCGGCGGCCGTACGGTCCCGATGCGGCGCGACGACCGCAGCGGCGTCTGGCGGGTCCAGGGGCAGCGGGACTGGGCCGGGAAGCCCTACCGCTACCTCGTCACCGTCTGGGCGCCGGCCGCCGGCCGGACCGTCACCAACAAGGTCACCGACCCGTACTCCACGGCCCTGACCGCCGATTCGGCCCGCAGCCTCGTCGTCGACCTCGACGACCCGCGGCTGGCCCCCGAGGGCTGGGCGGCGCTGCGCAAGCCCGCCGCGGTGCCGCTGCGCCGGGCCCGGATCCAGGAGCTGCACCTGCGTGACTTCTCCGTCGAGGACCGCACCTCCCGCCACCCCGGCCAGTACCTCGCTTTCACCGACAGCCGGTCCGACGGCATGCGGCAGCTGAAATCCCTTGCCGCGGCCGGAACTTCTTACGTCCACTTGCTGCCGGTCTTTGACGGCGCCACCGTCCCCGAGAACCGCGCCGACCAGGACCGCCCCCGCTGCGACCTCGCGTCCTACGCGCCCGACTCCGAGAGCCAGCAGGAGTGCGTCACCGGGGCCGCCGCCCGCGACGCCTACAACTGGGGCTACGACCCCCTGCACTACACCGTCCCCGAGGGCTCGTACGCCTCCGACCCGGAGGGCACCGCGCGCACCGTGGAGTTCCGCCGCATGGTGCAGGGCCTCAACGGGGCCGGCCTGCGCACCGTCATGGACGTCGTCTACAACCACACCGCCGCGAGCGGCCAGGACCCGCACTCCGTGCTGGACCGGATCGTCCCCGGCTACTACCAGCGGCTGCTCGACGACGGCAGCGTGGCCACCTCCACCTGCTGCTCCGGGACCGCGCCGGAACACACCATGATGGGCAAGCTCGTCGTCGACTCCGTCGTCACCTGGGCCAAGGAGTACAAGGTCGACGGCTTCCGCTTCGACCTCATGGGCCACCACCCCAAGGCCAACATCCTCGCCGTCCGCAAGGCGCTGGACGCCCTGACGCCGCGCAAGGACGGGGTCGACGGCAAGAAGATCATCCTCTACGGCGAGGGCTGGAACTTCGGCGAGGCCGCGGACGACGCCCGCTTCGTGCAGGCCACCCAGCGGAACATGGCCGGCACCGGCATCGCCACCTTCAGCGACCGGGCCCGTGACGCGGTGCGCGGCGGCGGCCCCTTCGACGCCGACCCCCGCCTCCAGGGCTTCGCCTCCGGCCTGTACACCGACCCCAACTCCGCCGCCGGGAACGGTACGCCCGCCGAACAGCGCGCCCGGCTCCTGCACGACCAGGACCTCATCAAGGTCGGACTCACCGGCAACCTCGCCGACTACGCCTTCACCGACACCGCCGGCCGCCGCGTCACGGGCTCCCAGGTCGACTACAACGGCGCGCCCGCGGGCTACGCCGCCGCCCCCGGTGACGCGCTCGCGTACGTCGACGCCCACGACAACGAAACCCTCTACGACGCCCTGGCCTACAAACTGCCGCAAGGAACCAGCAGCGCCGCCGACCGCGCCCGCATGCAAGTCCTTGCACTGGCCACCGCAACGCTGTCGCAAGGACCCGCGCTCTCCCAGGCCGGCTCCGACCTGCTGCGCTCCAAGTCCCTGGACCGCAACTCCTTCAACAGCGGCGACTGGTTCAACGCGCTGCACTGGAACTGCGCCGACGGCAACGGCTTCGGCCGCGGGCTGCCCCCGGCCGCCGACAACAAGGACAAGTGGCCCTACGCCAGGCCCCTCCTGGCCGACCCCGCGCTCCGCCCCGGCTGCGCCGCGATCCAGGACGCCTCGGCCGCCTACCGGGACCTGCTGCGGATCCACGCCACCGAACCGGCCTTCGCCCTGCCCACCGCCGCCGCGGTCCAGTCGCAGCTGTCCTTCCCGCTGTCCGGCAAGGACGAGACCCCCGGCGTGCTCACCATGCGCCTCGCCGACCTGGTGATCGTCTTCAACGCCACCCCGCACCGGCAGGACCAGACCCTGGGCGACCTCGCCGGCCGGCCCTACGCCCTGCACCCCGTCCAGGCCCGGGGCGCGGACCGCACCACCGCCACCGCGTCGTACACCGCCGCCTCCGGCACCTTCACCGTCCCGGCCCGCACGGTGGCGGTCTTCCGCAAGGGCTGA